In Synergistaceae bacterium, one DNA window encodes the following:
- a CDS encoding response regulator encodes MKQILVVDDSILSLRQVAAQLSGSYEFSLVKSGREAVAFQKRESADLVLLDVEMPEMDGFQTIAALKALRESADVPVIFLTGNIDDETQVRALEAGAVDFITKPVDKSILLHRIALHLRLYEYRTNLSNAKQDLENGIVESFADLVECKDRNTGDHVMRTGKYLRKLGRELIARGLFPDELSEETLDMMVQAAPFHDIGKIGISDIILLKPSPLTAAEYEEVKHHTSIGGRLLERLYQHLPSQRFLEYAMIMAEGHHERFDGKGYPWGRKGTDIPLCCRLLSVVNVFDACRTNRCYRPGMSVEKACSVVEQEAGKYFDPTVVDAFRAIMDSIDEFPEEKSVLRRRSPEGTPDVQSIQTDRMKEILVVDDNLASLKQIGVILADDYAYSLAVSGEQAWASCARSTPDLILLDVEMPGTNGFDVIARIRENPVLSHIPVIFLTGNRDVTTEVRGLQSGAVDFIKKPVSKNILLHRIKLHLNIAAWEAYLTGAVREMSDHLAISIAELIECRDENTGGHVARTADYMRLIGKELQARGRFPGELSDAALEMMVRGAPLHDIGKVFISDRILLKPDRLDEAEFEKMKTHATVGATILENMFKRTPTQTYLRYAVMIAASHHERYDGRGYPRGLVGKDIPFCGRLMAVADVYDALVDDRVYRKGLSHAEAFHIIMEGRGTQFDPEIVDAFEACEQTFAEMVSLRRNAME; translated from the coding sequence ATGAAGCAAATATTGGTAGTGGATGACAGCATATTGAGTCTCAGGCAGGTTGCCGCTCAGCTCTCCGGCAGTTACGAGTTTTCGCTGGTGAAGTCGGGACGGGAAGCTGTTGCGTTTCAGAAGCGGGAGAGCGCCGATCTCGTGCTGTTGGACGTGGAAATGCCCGAGATGGATGGGTTTCAGACCATTGCCGCTCTGAAGGCTTTGAGGGAATCCGCCGACGTTCCGGTGATCTTTCTTACCGGCAACATCGACGATGAAACTCAGGTTCGGGCGTTGGAAGCGGGCGCGGTGGATTTTATCACCAAGCCGGTGGATAAAAGTATTTTACTTCACAGAATCGCGCTCCATCTGCGGCTGTACGAATACCGGACCAACCTCAGCAACGCGAAGCAGGACCTGGAAAACGGCATCGTCGAGTCCTTTGCCGATCTTGTGGAGTGCAAGGACCGCAACACGGGAGACCATGTCATGCGGACCGGAAAATACCTTCGAAAGCTGGGTCGTGAGCTGATAGCGAGGGGCCTGTTCCCGGATGAGCTTTCCGAGGAAACCCTGGATATGATGGTGCAGGCGGCGCCCTTCCACGACATCGGAAAAATCGGAATCAGCGACATCATTCTGCTGAAGCCCTCTCCTCTGACCGCGGCGGAGTACGAAGAGGTGAAACATCACACGTCCATCGGAGGCCGTCTGCTGGAGAGGCTCTATCAGCACCTTCCTTCCCAGCGTTTTCTTGAATACGCGATGATTATGGCCGAAGGGCACCATGAACGCTTCGACGGAAAGGGGTATCCCTGGGGCAGGAAGGGGACGGATATTCCTCTGTGCTGCCGTCTGCTGTCGGTGGTCAACGTGTTCGACGCCTGCAGAACCAATCGCTGCTACAGGCCGGGAATGAGTGTGGAGAAAGCCTGTTCCGTCGTTGAGCAGGAGGCGGGGAAGTATTTCGACCCGACCGTTGTGGACGCTTTCCGGGCGATTATGGACTCCATCGACGAGTTTCCGGAAGAAAAGAGCGTTCTGCGCAGGAGATCTCCGGAGGGGACGCCGGACGTTCAGAGCATTCAGACGGACAGGATGAAGGAAATTCTGGTGGTGGACGACAACCTTGCCAGCCTGAAACAAATCGGGGTCATCCTCGCCGACGATTACGCCTACTCTCTGGCCGTTTCCGGAGAACAGGCCTGGGCCTCCTGCGCCCGCAGCACGCCGGATCTCATTCTGCTGGACGTGGAGATGCCGGGGACAAACGGTTTTGACGTCATCGCCAGAATCCGCGAAAATCCTGTTTTAAGCCATATTCCGGTGATTTTCCTCACGGGGAATCGGGATGTGACCACGGAGGTGCGGGGGCTTCAGTCCGGTGCGGTGGACTTCATCAAAAAACCGGTGTCGAAGAATATCCTGCTTCACCGCATAAAACTGCACCTGAACATCGCCGCCTGGGAGGCGTATCTGACGGGAGCCGTTCGGGAGATGTCCGACCACCTGGCCATATCCATCGCGGAACTGATCGAGTGTCGGGACGAGAACACCGGCGGGCATGTGGCCCGCACCGCCGACTACATGAGGCTGATTGGAAAGGAACTGCAGGCCCGGGGGCGATTTCCGGGCGAGCTGTCCGACGCCGCTCTCGAAATGATGGTGCGAGGGGCGCCTCTCCACGACATCGGGAAAGTGTTCATCAGCGACAGAATTCTCCTGAAGCCGGACCGCCTGGACGAGGCGGAATTTGAAAAAATGAAAACCCACGCCACCGTGGGAGCCACCATTTTGGAGAACATGTTTAAACGCACTCCGACCCAGACTTACCTCAGATATGCCGTCATGATCGCCGCTTCACATCATGAAAGATACGACGGGAGAGGCTACCCGCGGGGTCTTGTGGGAAAGGACATTCCCTTCTGCGGGCGGCTTATGGCCGTCGCGGACGTCTACGACGCGCTTGTGGACGACAGGGTTTACCGGAAGGGGTTGAGCCATGCGGAAGCGTTTCACATCATTATGGAAGGACGCGGCACGCAGTTCGACCCGGAAATTGTGGACGCTTTCGAGGCCTGCGAGCAAACCTTCGCGGAAATGGTCTCGCTTCGAAGAAACGCCATGGAGTGA